One stretch of bacterium DNA includes these proteins:
- a CDS encoding response regulator, producing the protein MTLSREHFEELTKRSPDIIVGTDRKGRVVYYNDGAHDSLGYESDEVLGEFVGLFYPSVEEAKRVAEAMRGPEHGGTGVCNTLETQFVARSGDLIPVAISGTVLYDEKGEEDGTIGFAKDLREILHKDQLATLGEVAIGLSHEINNPLSVIVNQATLLENDIAGLAGESDSSVENERLDAIRREVGRITEVVERLADMVKSDSYETTNYVGPARMVDLRSDDRKRHEPDARLAGLRILVADDDAGICRTLKDLLEVDGCEVEIADNGALALEILERERFDLLLSDVVMPKMDGHELYLRVRSAYPEMPVLMMTAFHYDKDHIIKRSRMEGLEGVIFKKPVDPERLRQVIAESVGRS; encoded by the coding sequence ATGACGCTCTCGCGAGAACATTTCGAGGAGCTGACGAAGCGCTCCCCGGACATCATCGTGGGAACCGACCGCAAGGGCCGGGTCGTCTACTACAACGACGGGGCGCATGACTCCCTCGGCTACGAGAGCGACGAAGTGCTGGGCGAGTTCGTCGGGCTCTTCTACCCGAGCGTCGAGGAGGCCAAGCGCGTCGCCGAGGCGATGCGCGGTCCCGAGCACGGTGGTACCGGCGTCTGCAACACCCTCGAGACCCAGTTCGTCGCCCGAAGCGGCGATCTGATCCCGGTCGCGATCTCCGGCACGGTCCTCTACGACGAGAAGGGCGAAGAAGACGGTACGATCGGCTTCGCAAAGGATCTCCGCGAGATCCTTCACAAGGATCAGCTCGCGACCCTCGGCGAGGTCGCGATCGGCCTCTCTCACGAGATCAACAACCCGCTCTCGGTGATCGTGAACCAGGCGACGCTGCTCGAGAACGACATCGCGGGCCTCGCCGGCGAATCCGATTCCTCCGTCGAGAACGAAAGGCTCGATGCGATCCGCCGCGAAGTCGGGCGGATCACGGAGGTCGTCGAGCGTCTCGCCGACATGGTGAAGAGCGACAGCTACGAGACGACCAACTACGTGGGTCCGGCACGGATGGTCGATCTTCGGAGCGACGACCGGAAACGCCACGAGCCCGACGCTCGCCTCGCGGGACTCCGGATCCTGGTCGCGGACGACGACGCGGGTATCTGTCGCACGCTCAAGGATCTACTCGAGGTCGACGGCTGCGAGGTCGAGATCGCGGACAACGGCGCCCTGGCCCTCGAGATCCTCGAGCGCGAACGCTTCGACCTGCTGCTCTCGGACGTCGTGATGCCGAAGATGGATGGCCACGAGCTCTATCTGCGCGTACGGTCGGCCTACCCCGAGATGCCCGTGCTGATGATGACCGCGTTCCACTACGACAAGGACCACATCATCAAGCGAAGCCGGATGGAAGGTCTCGAAGGCGTGATCTTCAAGAAACCGGTCGATCCGGAGCGTCTCCGCCAGGTGATCGCGGAGTCCGTCGGTCGCAGTTGA
- a CDS encoding DUF1761 domain-containing protein, with product MDFDWIAIALSTVVAGGLGAAWYSPALFGPAWMAEIGLDEGDAGPAGREIAGSVFSCFVASLAMAWLLGGLGITGVGPGLLAGAIVGFGIVAMAMLSDALFSGWSARLYLIQVGYRALYLILIGGIQGWFAA from the coding sequence ATGGACTTCGACTGGATCGCGATCGCCCTCTCCACCGTCGTGGCCGGTGGTCTCGGAGCGGCCTGGTATTCCCCGGCGCTCTTCGGGCCGGCGTGGATGGCCGAGATCGGCCTCGACGAGGGGGACGCCGGGCCCGCAGGTCGCGAGATCGCTGGCAGCGTCTTCTCCTGCTTCGTCGCCTCCCTCGCGATGGCGTGGCTGCTCGGCGGCCTCGGGATCACGGGGGTCGGACCGGGGCTCCTGGCCGGGGCGATCGTCGGCTTCGGGATCGTCGCGATGGCGATGCTGTCCGATGCGCTCTTCTCGGGCTGGAGCGCGCGGCTCTACCTGATCCAGGTGGGTTATCGCGCGCTCTACCTGATCCTGATCGGCGGGATCCAGGGGTGGTTCGCCGCATGA
- the rpmA gene encoding 50S ribosomal protein L27 gives MSHKKGQGSSRNGRDSNGQRRGVKVFGGQAINAGSIIVRQCGTKIHPGTNVGLGKDFTLFALKTGTVRFGTSRGRTMAHVDAD, from the coding sequence ATGTCACATAAGAAGGGACAGGGCAGCTCGCGAAACGGTCGCGACTCCAACGGTCAGCGCCGCGGCGTGAAGGTCTTCGGTGGCCAGGCGATCAACGCCGGTTCGATCATCGTCCGCCAGTGCGGCACGAAGATCCACCCGGGAACCAACGTCGGTCTCGGCAAGGACTTCACGCTCTTCGCGCTGAAGACGGGCACCGTCCGCTTCGGTACCTCCCGTGGCCGAACGATGGCCCATGTGGATGCGGACTAG
- a CDS encoding metal-dependent hydrolase, with product MTDACSPAPDAGPKSPRASTIRPPIVVRQPRLELGNRSTSERPPIDRYWWGGDPFQTHFLNALSSTFPFGEAFFVRSVRHYADRLDDPDLAKEIRAFAAQEGQHSRLHDDHVELLLAQGYTALETRNRFFDRIVRWHNRRTPAFALAVTASLEHLTALLARQVLDEEADWTRTMDPRMRSLWRWHALEESEHKAVAFDTYRAMDLPYGLLVFAMVLSTFDLAIETFQRMLYMFWKDGRLFDGAAWRRGGRFLFGRGGFLRGLGADYRAWFRRDFHPDQIDDRATIERLGPIVDAEIAEWAAASAAR from the coding sequence ATGACCGACGCCTGCTCCCCGGCTCCCGACGCCGGCCCGAAGTCGCCCCGGGCCTCGACGATCCGGCCGCCGATCGTGGTTCGCCAGCCGCGCCTCGAGCTCGGGAACCGGTCGACGTCCGAACGCCCGCCGATCGATCGGTACTGGTGGGGCGGAGACCCCTTCCAGACCCACTTCCTGAACGCGCTCTCGTCGACCTTTCCCTTCGGCGAAGCGTTCTTCGTTCGTTCGGTCCGCCACTACGCCGACCGCCTCGACGATCCCGACCTCGCGAAGGAGATCCGGGCGTTCGCCGCCCAGGAAGGCCAGCACAGTCGGCTCCACGACGATCACGTGGAGCTGCTCCTCGCCCAGGGCTACACCGCCCTCGAGACCCGCAACCGCTTCTTCGACCGAATCGTCCGCTGGCACAACCGCCGCACGCCTGCCTTCGCGCTCGCGGTGACCGCGAGCCTCGAACACCTGACCGCGCTGCTGGCGCGTCAGGTGCTGGACGAGGAGGCCGACTGGACCCGGACGATGGATCCGCGGATGCGGTCCCTCTGGCGCTGGCACGCCCTCGAGGAGTCGGAACACAAGGCGGTGGCCTTCGATACGTACCGTGCGATGGACCTGCCCTACGGGCTGCTCGTCTTCGCGATGGTCCTCAGTACCTTCGATCTCGCGATCGAGACCTTCCAGCGCATGCTCTACATGTTCTGGAAGGACGGCCGACTCTTCGATGGAGCGGCCTGGCGTCGTGGTGGGCGTTTCCTCTTCGGACGAGGCGGCTTCCTGCGCGGACTGGGAGCCGACTACCGGGCCTGGTTCCGCCGCGACTTCCACCCCGACCAGATCGACGATCGCGCGACGATCGAACGCCTCGGACCGATCGTCGACGCCGAGATCGCCGAGTGGGCGGCGGCGTCCGCCGCCCGCTGA
- the rplU gene encoding 50S ribosomal protein L21 encodes MYAVVRSGGKQYRVSPGGSVRVEKLSGEVGSKVTLDEVLMIGGEGDVKIGTPTVDGASVSGTITAQGRGDKIRVFKMKRRKGYRRTQGHRQDYTEIAIDGISS; translated from the coding sequence ATGTACGCCGTCGTGCGAAGCGGTGGAAAGCAGTATCGCGTGAGCCCCGGTGGCTCGGTGCGCGTCGAGAAGCTCTCCGGTGAAGTCGGCTCGAAGGTGACCCTCGACGAGGTCCTGATGATCGGCGGCGAAGGCGACGTGAAGATCGGGACCCCGACGGTCGATGGTGCGAGTGTCTCGGGCACGATCACGGCCCAGGGCCGCGGCGACAAGATCCGCGTCTTCAAGATGAAGCGCCGCAAGGGCTACCGCCGAACCCAGGGCCACCGCCAGGACTACACCGAGATCGCCATCGACGGCATCTCGTCTTAA
- the rsfS gene encoding ribosome silencing factor has product MEIPDPKTKARWIVEAALDRKAERPVALDMRTLTSYADSFILLTGRSDRQVRSISDAVVEVLKQHGEPPLGVEGESDGNWVLIDCNDAIVHVFDPETREQYDLERLWRDAPRIDLEIEGVDPNPSVVDEIDVDDEGAFPAA; this is encoded by the coding sequence TTGGAAATCCCCGATCCCAAGACCAAGGCGCGATGGATCGTGGAGGCCGCCCTCGACCGGAAGGCCGAGCGTCCCGTCGCCCTCGACATGCGAACCCTGACTTCGTACGCCGACTCGTTCATCCTGCTGACGGGCCGCTCCGACCGACAGGTACGTTCGATCTCCGATGCGGTCGTCGAAGTGCTCAAGCAGCACGGCGAGCCGCCGCTCGGCGTCGAGGGCGAATCCGACGGAAACTGGGTCCTGATCGACTGCAACGACGCGATCGTCCACGTGTTCGACCCCGAGACCCGCGAGCAGTACGACCTCGAACGCCTCTGGCGCGATGCGCCGAGGATCGACCTCGAGATCGAGGGCGTCGATCCGAATCCCTCGGTCGTCGACGAGATCGACGTCGACGACGAGGGCGCCTTCCCCGCGGCCTGA
- a CDS encoding glutamate-5-semialdehyde dehydrogenase — MTDQTNDELAREIRDLATKAAAASARMGELSTARKNAWLARTAQRLEAARDRIMEANAKDVAEAAEKGVAETMRNRLGISDGKWADMIQGLHDVIALPDPVGRISNHSVRPNGLRVGQMAIPLGVIAMIYEARPNVTVDAAALCLKAGNAVILRGGSEAFHSNQALGEELRAAARDTDVPEDAITLLPTTDRAAIDVMLKLNDSIDLVIPRGGAGLIRKVMAESTIPVIAHDAGVCHVFIDESADVDMAVGIVHESKMRQMPVCNGLETLLCHVGAAETVLPAVLKDLHEAGVEIRGCARTVEVFGDAVAAAEADWSAEFLAPILAVKIVDDMDGAIDHIRRYGSDHTEIIITNSYANSQEWLRRVNSSTVGVNCSTGFSDGFQLGLGAEIGISTSKLHAYGPMGLEGLTTRKFVLMGEGQLRG, encoded by the coding sequence ATGACCGATCAGACGAACGACGAACTGGCCCGGGAGATCCGAGACCTCGCGACGAAGGCCGCGGCGGCGAGTGCGCGCATGGGCGAGCTATCGACCGCCCGCAAGAATGCCTGGCTCGCCCGGACCGCGCAGAGACTCGAGGCGGCGCGCGACCGGATCATGGAGGCGAACGCGAAGGACGTCGCGGAAGCGGCCGAGAAGGGCGTCGCCGAGACGATGCGCAACCGACTCGGCATCTCCGACGGCAAGTGGGCCGACATGATCCAGGGACTCCACGACGTGATCGCGCTCCCGGATCCCGTCGGTCGGATCTCGAACCACAGCGTGCGGCCCAACGGCCTCCGCGTGGGGCAGATGGCGATTCCGCTCGGCGTGATCGCGATGATCTACGAGGCGCGGCCCAACGTGACGGTCGACGCGGCGGCGCTCTGCCTGAAGGCGGGGAACGCGGTGATCCTGCGCGGCGGGAGCGAGGCCTTCCACTCGAACCAGGCCCTCGGCGAAGAGCTCCGCGCGGCCGCACGGGACACGGACGTTCCCGAGGACGCGATCACCCTCCTGCCGACCACGGATCGCGCCGCGATCGACGTGATGCTCAAGCTGAACGATTCGATCGACCTCGTGATCCCCCGCGGCGGCGCAGGGCTGATCCGCAAGGTCATGGCCGAGTCGACGATCCCCGTGATCGCCCACGACGCCGGCGTGTGTCACGTCTTCATCGACGAGAGCGCCGACGTGGACATGGCCGTCGGGATCGTGCACGAATCGAAGATGCGTCAGATGCCGGTCTGCAATGGACTCGAGACGCTGCTCTGCCACGTGGGCGCTGCAGAGACCGTCCTCCCCGCCGTCCTGAAGGACCTCCACGAGGCGGGCGTCGAGATCCGAGGCTGCGCTCGAACCGTCGAAGTCTTCGGAGACGCGGTCGCCGCGGCCGAGGCGGACTGGTCCGCGGAGTTCCTCGCCCCGATCCTCGCGGTCAAGATCGTCGACGACATGGACGGCGCGATCGACCACATCCGCCGCTACGGCTCGGACCACACGGAGATCATCATCACGAACAGCTACGCGAACAGTCAGGAGTGGCTGCGCCGCGTGAACTCCTCGACCGTCGGCGTGAACTGTTCGACCGGCTTCTCCGACGGATTCCAGCTCGGCCTCGGCGCCGAGATCGGCATCTCGACCTCGAAGCTCCACGCCTACGGCCCGATGGGTCTCGAGGGGCTGACGACGCGGAAGTTCGTGCTGATGGGCGAAGGGCAGCTGCGCGGGTGA
- the obgE gene encoding GTPase ObgE, with the protein MKHANLFVDEVEIEVRSGKGGDGIVAFRREKFVSHGGPNGGDGGRGGDVILVADENVGTLLDFKGAKKIKAPSGQNGGGSDKKGASGDHVEIRVPVGTLVFDLGEPAEPTSDDDFEEDDERDEDEAASDPIDLNEHAALADLTESGQRVVVARGGRGGLGNARFKTSTRQAPDFATPGKPGEGRRLRLSLKLMADVGLVGFPNAGKSTLLRRISAARPRVANYPFTTLVPSLGVVERDDQRIVVADIPGLIEGASDGAGLGHQFLRHVERTRVLIHLLDLEAMLTLGRDLVDDYDAIRRELGRYRPELLDRREIVVLSKADLVHDDALLADLEAKLASRGIEATRISAAATQGLDALLHETFDAVEAERALEKERESTEAGR; encoded by the coding sequence ATGAAACACGCCAACCTCTTCGTCGATGAAGTCGAGATCGAAGTCCGCTCCGGAAAGGGCGGCGACGGGATCGTCGCGTTCCGGCGGGAGAAGTTCGTCTCGCACGGCGGACCGAACGGCGGGGATGGCGGACGCGGAGGCGACGTCATCCTGGTCGCGGACGAGAACGTCGGCACGCTCCTCGATTTCAAGGGCGCGAAGAAGATCAAGGCGCCCAGCGGCCAGAACGGGGGCGGCTCCGACAAGAAGGGCGCCTCGGGTGATCACGTGGAGATCCGCGTTCCGGTCGGCACCCTCGTCTTCGACCTCGGCGAGCCCGCCGAGCCCACGAGCGACGACGACTTCGAGGAAGACGACGAGCGCGACGAGGACGAAGCGGCCTCCGACCCCATCGACCTGAACGAACACGCCGCCCTCGCGGACCTGACCGAATCCGGTCAACGGGTCGTCGTCGCCCGCGGAGGGCGTGGCGGCCTCGGCAACGCGCGCTTCAAGACCTCGACCCGCCAGGCCCCCGACTTCGCGACCCCGGGCAAGCCTGGCGAGGGTCGACGCCTGCGTCTCTCGCTCAAGCTGATGGCCGACGTGGGGCTCGTCGGCTTCCCGAATGCGGGCAAGTCGACGCTGTTGCGACGCATCTCCGCCGCGCGTCCCCGCGTCGCGAACTACCCCTTCACGACCCTCGTCCCCTCCCTCGGCGTCGTCGAACGGGACGATCAGCGAATCGTCGTGGCCGACATCCCCGGGCTGATCGAAGGGGCCAGCGACGGCGCCGGGCTCGGCCATCAGTTCCTGCGCCACGTCGAGCGGACCCGCGTCCTGATCCACCTGCTGGACCTCGAAGCGATGCTCACGCTCGGGCGCGATCTCGTCGACGACTACGACGCGATCCGACGCGAGCTCGGGCGCTATCGACCGGAGCTCCTCGATCGCAGGGAGATCGTCGTGCTCAGCAAGGCGGACCTCGTACACGACGATGCGCTGCTCGCCGACCTCGAAGCGAAGCTCGCTTCGCGCGGGATCGAGGCGACGCGGATCTCCGCCGCCGCGACCCAGGGGCTCGACGCGCTGCTGCACGAGACCTTCGACGCGGTCGAGGCGGAGCGTGCGCTCGAGAAGGAGCGCGAATCCACCGAGGCGGGCCGATGA
- the nadD gene encoding nicotinate-nucleotide adenylyltransferase, translating to MTSATALPERIGLFGGTFNPIHLGHLRAAEEVREALDLERVLFIPSRIPPHKTADETDPIAPTGERLAWVEAAIAEAKQFSVDRIEVDREGPSFLVDTLTAIREREAGRRRTVFIVGQDAFAEMGDWRAPEEIFALTDLAVMTRPPGQMGDLRERMPEIVRDAFDVSPDGHAATHREAGTRIELVPISALDISSSKVREACRSGRSIRFLVPESIRASIESSGRYGPRPLQARP from the coding sequence GTGACGTCCGCAACCGCCCTTCCGGAACGGATCGGGCTCTTCGGCGGCACCTTCAACCCGATCCACCTCGGACACCTGCGCGCAGCGGAGGAGGTCCGGGAGGCCCTCGACCTCGAGCGCGTGCTCTTCATCCCGAGCCGGATTCCGCCGCACAAGACCGCGGACGAGACCGACCCCATCGCCCCGACCGGGGAACGACTCGCCTGGGTCGAGGCCGCGATCGCCGAGGCGAAGCAGTTCTCGGTCGACCGGATCGAAGTCGACCGGGAGGGGCCCTCCTTTCTCGTCGACACGCTGACCGCGATTCGCGAGCGCGAAGCCGGGCGCCGTCGCACGGTCTTCATCGTCGGCCAGGACGCCTTCGCCGAGATGGGCGACTGGCGCGCCCCCGAGGAGATCTTCGCGCTCACGGACCTCGCGGTGATGACCCGACCGCCCGGACAGATGGGCGACCTCCGCGAGCGGATGCCCGAGATCGTGCGCGACGCCTTCGACGTGTCGCCGGACGGGCACGCGGCCACCCACAGGGAAGCGGGCACCCGGATCGAGCTGGTCCCGATTTCCGCCCTCGACATCTCGTCGAGCAAGGTCCGGGAGGCCTGCCGAAGCGGGCGCTCGATCCGCTTCCTCGTCCCCGAATCGATCCGCGCGAGCATCGAATCCAGCGGACGCTATGGTCCGCGGCCGCTTCAAGCGCGACCCTAG
- a CDS encoding enoyl-CoA hydratase/isomerase family protein gives MFQNLTTEVEGPIGRLTLTRGEKLNPLGTDTLEEIALAARHFDEETEAKVVIVSGAGRAFSAGADLDSFSKKSDKSTREVAEIGRRMAEAVEAMHAITIAKIQGWCVGGGLVLAAACDLRFATEETRFSIPEVDLGIPLAWGGIPRLVREIGPALTKELVLTCRPFDAAEGKASGFLNRVVPAASLDAEVETVAASLAKKARHALFSTKRHVNAVTDQMVGTGRSWADADGLVTGFSDPECAEARREYLSERAKGR, from the coding sequence TTGTTCCAGAATCTCACGACCGAAGTCGAGGGGCCGATCGGTCGGCTGACGCTGACCCGCGGCGAGAAGCTGAATCCCCTGGGTACGGACACCCTCGAAGAGATCGCCCTCGCTGCACGTCATTTCGACGAGGAGACCGAAGCGAAGGTGGTGATCGTGTCCGGGGCCGGTCGTGCCTTCTCGGCCGGCGCGGATCTCGACAGTTTCTCGAAGAAGAGCGACAAGTCGACCCGCGAGGTCGCGGAAATCGGTCGTCGGATGGCGGAGGCAGTCGAGGCGATGCACGCGATCACGATCGCGAAGATCCAGGGGTGGTGCGTCGGGGGCGGACTCGTGCTCGCCGCGGCCTGTGACCTCCGCTTCGCAACGGAAGAGACCCGCTTCTCGATTCCCGAGGTGGATCTCGGGATTCCCCTCGCCTGGGGCGGAATCCCGCGCCTCGTGCGTGAGATCGGGCCGGCGCTGACGAAGGAGCTGGTGTTGACCTGCCGACCCTTCGACGCCGCCGAGGGCAAGGCTTCGGGTTTCCTGAACCGCGTCGTCCCCGCCGCGTCCCTCGACGCCGAGGTCGAGACGGTGGCTGCTTCCCTCGCGAAGAAGGCGCGTCACGCCCTCTTCTCCACGAAGCGCCACGTGAACGCCGTGACCGACCAGATGGTCGGAACGGGCCGGAGCTGGGCGGATGCGGACGGGCTGGTGACCGGCTTCTCGGATCCCGAGTGTGCCGAAGCGCGGCGCGAGTACCTGAGCGAACGTGCGAAGGGACGTTAG
- a CDS encoding phosphoribosyltransferase family protein has product MTGTWRRASARFVDALLPTGCVVCAQPLRSPSPGRPSAFCGECARALPWWRRADGCPRCGGRRTGPSGCPRCLAMGSALQASHAALRYSGPIARWIPASKRAQGRPSVAVERAIDALADALGERVAREAGGHVDLVTSLPLHAARQRERGFNQADALARRVAARLGRPFRPDLLERFRPTRPQASLRGEARRENVRRAFRAPRNLPGDPRVALVDDVLTTGATLEAAASALLEAGALEVRGLALAATLPVTRRRPREGTRSRGAVPEEAGGS; this is encoded by the coding sequence ATGACCGGGACCTGGCGCCGCGCATCGGCGCGCTTCGTCGACGCGCTCCTCCCCACCGGCTGCGTCGTCTGTGCGCAGCCCCTCCGCTCCCCCTCGCCCGGACGTCCGAGCGCCTTCTGTGGCGAATGCGCGCGGGCGCTCCCCTGGTGGCGGCGGGCCGACGGTTGTCCGCGTTGCGGCGGGCGACGCACCGGGCCTTCGGGCTGTCCCCGGTGCCTGGCGATGGGGAGCGCGCTCCAGGCGAGCCATGCCGCCCTTCGCTACTCGGGCCCGATCGCGCGGTGGATCCCGGCGAGCAAGCGAGCGCAGGGCCGACCGTCCGTCGCCGTCGAGCGCGCGATCGACGCCCTCGCCGACGCGCTCGGCGAACGGGTGGCCCGGGAAGCGGGCGGGCACGTCGATCTCGTCACGAGTCTGCCGCTCCACGCTGCACGCCAGCGCGAGCGGGGATTCAATCAGGCCGACGCCCTGGCTCGCCGGGTCGCTGCCCGGCTCGGCCGGCCCTTCCGACCGGATCTCCTCGAGCGTTTCCGGCCGACCCGCCCCCAGGCTTCACTCCGGGGCGAGGCGCGGCGCGAGAATGTCCGACGGGCGTTCCGGGCACCGAGGAACCTCCCGGGGGATCCCCGTGTCGCCCTCGTCGACGACGTCCTCACGACCGGGGCGACCCTCGAAGCCGCCGCGAGCGCCCTCCTGGAAGCCGGCGCCCTCGAGGTCCGCGGGCTCGCCCTGGCCGCCACTCTCCCGGTCACCCGCAGGAGACCTCGCGAGGGCACTCGGAGTCGCGGGGCGGTGCCTGAGGAAGCAGGCGGTTCCTGA
- a CDS encoding DUF2059 domain-containing protein has protein sequence MSVARISRLLVATAILSVVSLAGATTAAAEDEKGPSAAFRKSLRAYLEIQNTYVSYGDSIAYQAANETLMQIAASGAEVTEQMQQIVLEEAQAKFGEKLGDLDYLTKVMAPVYAKYFDEKEMEALVEFWDSPLGRKSLETSGQMNQDSMAALQEVTFGITPAFHLAIDARLRELGFETSVQPGPGAPAVPTAQ, from the coding sequence ATGTCCGTCGCCCGAATCTCCCGCCTCCTCGTCGCCACCGCGATCCTCTCGGTCGTCTCCCTCGCCGGGGCGACGACCGCCGCCGCCGAGGACGAGAAGGGCCCTTCGGCTGCGTTCAGGAAGTCCTTGCGCGCCTACCTCGAGATCCAGAACACCTACGTCTCGTACGGTGACAGCATCGCCTATCAGGCCGCCAACGAGACGCTGATGCAGATCGCGGCGAGCGGGGCGGAGGTCACCGAGCAGATGCAGCAGATCGTCCTCGAAGAGGCCCAGGCGAAGTTCGGCGAGAAGCTCGGTGACCTCGACTACCTGACGAAGGTGATGGCGCCGGTCTACGCGAAGTACTTCGACGAGAAGGAGATGGAAGCCCTCGTCGAATTCTGGGATTCGCCCCTCGGACGCAAGAGTCTCGAGACCTCGGGGCAGATGAACCAGGACAGCATGGCGGCGCTCCAGGAGGTCACCTTCGGAATCACGCCGGCCTTCCACCTCGCGATCGACGCCCGCCTTCGCGAGCTCGGCTTCGAGACGAGCGTGCAGCCCGGACCGGGCGCGCCGGCGGTTCCGACCGCACAGTAG
- the proB gene encoding glutamate 5-kinase yields the protein MTESNAWDLVPRAKRIVVKVGTSSLTRDGQLQPDRFTALARDVAALMKGGRQVVLVSSGAIAVGAHRLGWQHTGHSVREKQAAAAVGQIGLIELYQRRFGNLDRHVAQILLTRAGLEDRERFLNARHTMLELLRIGVVPIVNENDTVATEEIRFGDNDNLAATIVNAVAADLLVILTDVEGLYERAPQPGQPAPPLIRTVEEITPEIERAASGAGTRFGSGGMITKLEAAKNAARSGAATVLCHGRTKDVLQRLVAGEEHGTLFAPGNRLRGRKHWLAYTAKTRGRIVIDDGAVRALADRGRSLLPAGVLRVEGAFEIGDSVSCVNETGDEIARGLTVYSSEDVAKLAGLATKEIDRVLGYSNGDEIVHRDDMVVVRD from the coding sequence ATGACGGAATCGAACGCCTGGGATCTCGTTCCGCGCGCGAAGCGGATCGTCGTGAAGGTCGGAACGAGCTCGCTCACCCGCGACGGCCAGCTCCAACCGGATCGCTTCACGGCCCTCGCCCGCGACGTCGCCGCCTTGATGAAGGGCGGACGACAGGTCGTGCTCGTCTCGTCCGGCGCGATCGCCGTCGGGGCGCACCGCCTCGGCTGGCAGCACACGGGACACAGCGTCCGCGAGAAGCAAGCGGCGGCCGCCGTCGGACAGATCGGCCTGATCGAGCTCTACCAACGCCGCTTCGGCAATCTCGACCGACACGTGGCGCAGATCCTGCTGACGCGCGCGGGCCTCGAGGATCGCGAGCGGTTCCTGAACGCGCGGCACACGATGCTCGAGCTGCTGCGGATCGGCGTCGTGCCCATCGTCAACGAGAACGACACCGTCGCGACCGAGGAAATCCGCTTCGGCGACAACGACAACCTGGCCGCGACGATCGTGAACGCCGTCGCCGCCGACCTGCTCGTGATCCTCACCGACGTCGAAGGTCTCTACGAACGCGCACCGCAGCCGGGCCAACCCGCGCCGCCGCTGATCCGGACGGTCGAAGAGATCACCCCCGAGATCGAGCGCGCTGCGAGCGGGGCCGGCACGCGGTTCGGCAGCGGTGGAATGATCACCAAGCTCGAGGCCGCGAAGAACGCGGCGCGCTCGGGCGCCGCCACCGTCCTGTGTCATGGCCGAACGAAGGACGTGCTCCAGCGGCTCGTCGCCGGCGAGGAACACGGAACGCTCTTCGCACCCGGCAATCGCCTGCGCGGTCGGAAGCACTGGCTCGCCTACACGGCGAAGACCCGGGGGCGCATCGTGATCGACGACGGCGCGGTCCGCGCCCTCGCGGACCGCGGTCGAAGTCTGCTTCCTGCCGGTGTCCTGCGCGTCGAAGGCGCGTTCGAGATCGGCGACTCGGTGAGTTGCGTCAACGAAACCGGCGACGAGATTGCCCGGGGCCTCACGGTGTACTCGTCCGAAGACGTGGCGAAGCTCGCCGGTCTCGCGACGAAGGAAATCGACCGGGTGCTAGGATATTCGAACGGCGACGAGATCGTGCACCGTGACGACATGGTCGTCGTTCGCGACTGA